Proteins from a genomic interval of Kitasatospora herbaricolor:
- a CDS encoding inositol monophosphatase family protein produces MEKVAEILAEASAEVVLPRFRALAAGEVMEKAPGEVVTVADREAEVIIARRLRELLPVPVVGEEAVSADPELAHALESEPAVWLVDPVDGTSNFIAGRPDFAVMASLVRSGRTVAAWIWQPMTATGYAAELGSGAWRNGERLTRTPASARPGDWRGSVKSRFVDPAERDRLRANAAAFGEVTPGRHAAGVEYPQIADGEQEFIFYWRTLPWDHAPGSLLVTEAGGVSARLDGSTYRPDPPGGQDGLLVAADPATWERTREILLGVRA; encoded by the coding sequence ATGGAGAAGGTGGCGGAGATCCTCGCCGAGGCGTCCGCCGAGGTGGTCCTGCCGCGCTTCCGGGCGCTGGCGGCCGGTGAGGTGATGGAGAAGGCCCCCGGCGAGGTGGTCACCGTCGCCGACCGGGAGGCCGAAGTGATCATCGCCCGGCGGCTGCGGGAGCTGCTGCCCGTCCCCGTGGTGGGCGAGGAGGCCGTCTCCGCCGATCCCGAGCTGGCCCACGCCCTGGAGTCCGAGCCCGCCGTCTGGCTGGTCGACCCGGTGGACGGCACCTCCAACTTCATCGCCGGCCGCCCCGACTTCGCGGTGATGGCCTCGCTGGTGCGCTCCGGGCGGACGGTCGCGGCCTGGATCTGGCAGCCGATGACCGCGACCGGTTACGCCGCCGAGCTGGGCTCCGGCGCCTGGCGCAACGGCGAGCGGCTGACCCGTACGCCCGCCTCGGCCCGGCCGGGCGACTGGCGCGGCTCGGTCAAGAGCCGGTTCGTCGACCCCGCCGAGCGCGACCGGCTGCGGGCCAACGCGGCCGCCTTCGGCGAGGTCACCCCCGGCCGGCACGCCGCCGGGGTGGAGTACCCCCAGATCGCGGACGGCGAGCAGGAGTTCATCTTCTACTGGCGCACCCTGCCGTGGGACCACGCGCCCGGCTCCCTGCTGGTCACCGAGGCCGGCGGAGTCTCCGCCCGGCTGGACGGCTCCACCTACCGGCCCGACCCGCCGGGCGGCCAGGACGGCCTGCTGGTCGCCGCCGACCCCGCCACCTGGGAGCGCACCCGCGAGATCCTGCTCGGCGTACGGGCCTGA
- a CDS encoding type III PLP-dependent enzyme: MNATPLVRRRAAALAADELPAYLYDLPLLRGHAAAVRAALPGRVELYYAAKANPEPAVLAALRGAVDGFEVSSGGESAHVRAAVPGAALAFGGPGKTPAEISEAVRLGVHRWHVESEQELYRLADALAGTPEAVVDVLLRVNVPIGAGPLDSVALAMGGRPTPFGLDPERADACAALLAGPLGRQLRLRGTHAHLASGLRAPAQLQVAEQVVDWSVRFARRHRIALEEVDVGGGMAVDYADPADRFDWTAFGTGLEKLLDRHPGLTLRIEPGRAMTAYCGWYATEVLDVKRSHGEDFAVVRGGTHHLRTPATRGHDQPFEVLPVAGWLHPWPRPAVTTGRATLAGQLCTPKDVLAARAPVDGLRAGDRVLFAMAGAYAWNISHHEFLMHPRPGFHFLDDAGDGTGDAGTDGTG, from the coding sequence ATGAACGCCACCCCCCTGGTCCGGCGGCGGGCCGCCGCCCTGGCCGCCGACGAACTCCCGGCCTACCTCTACGACCTGCCGCTGCTGCGCGGGCACGCGGCGGCGGTCCGGGCCGCCCTGCCCGGCCGGGTGGAGCTGTACTACGCGGCCAAGGCCAATCCCGAGCCCGCCGTCCTGGCCGCGCTGCGCGGCGCGGTGGACGGCTTCGAGGTCTCCAGCGGCGGCGAGTCGGCGCACGTCCGGGCGGCCGTGCCCGGTGCGGCGCTGGCCTTCGGCGGGCCGGGCAAGACGCCGGCCGAGATCTCCGAGGCCGTCCGACTCGGGGTGCACCGCTGGCACGTGGAGAGCGAGCAGGAGCTGTACCGGCTGGCCGACGCGCTGGCCGGCACCCCCGAAGCGGTCGTCGACGTCCTGCTGCGGGTGAACGTGCCGATCGGCGCCGGCCCGCTGGACTCGGTCGCGCTGGCCATGGGCGGCCGGCCGACCCCGTTCGGGCTGGACCCCGAGCGCGCCGACGCCTGCGCGGCCCTGCTGGCCGGGCCGCTCGGGCGGCAGCTGCGGCTGCGCGGCACGCACGCCCACCTGGCGAGCGGTCTGCGGGCGCCGGCCCAGCTCCAGGTGGCCGAGCAGGTGGTGGACTGGTCGGTGCGGTTCGCCCGGCGGCACCGGATCGCCCTGGAGGAGGTCGACGTCGGCGGCGGGATGGCCGTGGACTACGCCGACCCCGCCGACCGCTTCGACTGGACGGCCTTCGGCACCGGCCTGGAGAAGCTGCTCGACCGCCACCCGGGCCTGACCCTGCGGATCGAACCGGGGCGGGCCATGACCGCGTACTGCGGCTGGTACGCCACCGAGGTGCTGGACGTGAAGCGGAGCCACGGCGAGGACTTCGCCGTCGTCCGCGGCGGCACCCACCACCTGCGCACCCCCGCCACCCGGGGTCACGACCAGCCCTTCGAGGTGCTGCCGGTGGCCGGCTGGCTGCACCCCTGGCCACGGCCCGCCGTCACCACCGGTCGGGCCACCCTGGCCGGCCAGCTCTGCACCCCGAAGGACGTGCTGGCGGCGCGGGCCCCGGTGGACGGGCTGCGCGCCGGGGACCGGGTGCTGTTCGCGATGGCCGGCGCGTACGCCTGGAACATCTCGCACCACGAGTTCCTGATGCACCCTCGCCCGGGCTTCCACTTCCTGGACGACGCGGGCGACGGCACCGGGGACGCCGGCACCGACGGCACCGGCTGA
- a CDS encoding IucA/IucC family protein — MPLPAPSPTPAAPELPSADDAVAHTLLNCLLREVSGPEQQSAVADGRLLIRLPRRGVLLRVALRRTSLIGAHRFTGPVSEERDGCWAELHWRELAGHIEQELTLRSGVGNEEFAEQLASSHRGVTNALSGRGEPGGDRYLESEQALLFGHRFHPAPKSRSEGPAAWAAYAPEARAAFPLRHLAVRADLLAERSLDPAVTELLDGLREVPSGYRLLPAHPWQYELLRGTPALRAALARGEVLDLGTGGAPFTPTASVRTLHGEGAFLKFSLNVRITNCLRKNAAYELTGAVALTTLLAPALDELAGRFPDAAVLREPAFRTLALPGPDGTPDLTLFEGLGLIVREGLDGVLRPGVTPLLAAAVADEYPTSSAHVSRLSAGAGPAAALDWWQAYLRLLLPPVLAAYFDHGVVLEPHLQNVLIGVDGAGRPVQVLFRDLEGTKLVAPGQNAALLARLPPEVAGPTAYDPQRGWDRVVYCLLVNHVSELLAAIADLYPELEGALWASVEAVLRAHADAYGCPPRLSALLAGVPLPAKANLLTRWERKADREAGYVRLPSPLGGPAPTGAVPADAGPADAVAVPAAGRGSGPGGPARSRAEARQPAARRTDLLRAAPAAGRPPAHVPALGHARRPR, encoded by the coding sequence ATGCCGTTGCCCGCACCGTCGCCCACCCCGGCCGCCCCCGAACTCCCGTCCGCCGACGACGCGGTGGCGCACACGCTGCTCAACTGCCTGCTGCGCGAGGTCTCCGGGCCGGAGCAGCAGAGCGCCGTCGCCGACGGCAGGCTGCTGATCAGGCTGCCCCGGCGGGGAGTGCTGCTGCGGGTCGCGCTCCGGCGCACCTCGCTGATCGGCGCCCACCGCTTCACCGGGCCGGTCAGCGAGGAACGGGACGGCTGCTGGGCCGAGCTGCACTGGCGGGAGCTGGCCGGCCACATCGAGCAGGAGCTGACGCTGCGCAGCGGGGTCGGCAACGAGGAGTTCGCCGAACAGCTGGCCTCCAGCCACCGGGGCGTCACCAACGCGCTGTCCGGCCGGGGCGAACCCGGCGGGGACCGGTACCTGGAGTCCGAGCAGGCCCTGCTGTTCGGACACCGCTTCCACCCCGCGCCCAAGTCGCGCTCGGAGGGCCCGGCCGCCTGGGCCGCGTACGCGCCGGAGGCCCGGGCCGCCTTCCCGCTGCGCCACCTCGCCGTGCGGGCCGACCTGCTCGCCGAGCGGAGCCTGGACCCGGCGGTCACCGAACTGCTCGACGGACTGCGCGAAGTCCCCTCCGGCTACCGACTGCTGCCGGCGCACCCCTGGCAGTACGAGCTGCTGCGCGGGACCCCCGCCCTGCGGGCCGCCCTCGCCCGCGGCGAGGTGCTGGACCTCGGCACCGGCGGCGCGCCGTTCACCCCGACGGCCTCGGTGCGCACCCTGCACGGCGAGGGCGCCTTCCTGAAGTTCAGCCTGAACGTCCGGATCACCAACTGCCTGCGGAAGAACGCCGCGTACGAGCTGACCGGCGCGGTCGCGCTGACCACGCTGCTGGCCCCGGCGCTCGACGAGCTGGCCGGGCGGTTCCCGGACGCCGCGGTGCTCCGCGAGCCGGCCTTCCGCACGCTGGCGCTGCCCGGACCGGACGGCACCCCGGACCTCACCCTGTTCGAGGGCCTCGGGCTGATCGTCCGGGAGGGCCTGGACGGTGTGCTGCGCCCGGGCGTCACCCCGCTGCTGGCCGCGGCCGTGGCCGACGAGTACCCGACCAGCTCCGCGCACGTCTCCCGGTTGTCGGCCGGCGCCGGCCCGGCCGCGGCGCTGGACTGGTGGCAGGCCTACCTGCGGCTGCTGCTGCCACCGGTGCTGGCCGCCTACTTCGACCACGGGGTGGTGCTGGAACCGCACCTGCAGAACGTGCTGATCGGCGTGGACGGCGCGGGACGCCCGGTCCAGGTGCTCTTCCGCGACCTGGAGGGCACCAAGCTCGTCGCCCCCGGGCAGAACGCGGCCCTGCTCGCCCGGTTGCCGCCGGAGGTGGCCGGGCCGACGGCCTACGACCCGCAACGCGGCTGGGACCGGGTGGTCTACTGCCTGCTGGTCAACCACGTCTCGGAGCTGCTCGCCGCGATCGCCGACCTGTACCCGGAGCTGGAGGGCGCGCTCTGGGCGAGCGTCGAGGCCGTGCTGCGGGCCCACGCCGACGCGTACGGCTGCCCGCCCCGGCTGAGCGCCCTGCTGGCGGGGGTGCCGCTGCCGGCCAAGGCGAACCTGCTGACCCGCTGGGAACGCAAGGCGGACCGCGAGGCGGGCTACGTCCGGCTGCCGTCCCCGCTCGGCGGGCCGGCGCCCACCGGGGCGGTGCCCGCTGACGCCGGACCCGCCGACGCCGTGGCGGTCCCCGCCGCCGGGCGCGGATCCGGGCCCGGCGGGCCCGCCCGGTCCAGGGCCGAGGCCCGGCAGCCCGCGGCCCGCCGGACCGACCTCCTGCGGGCGGCGCCCGCGGCCGGCCGCCCGCCCGCCCACGTGCCCGCCCTCGGCCATGCCCGGAGGCCCCGATGA
- a CDS encoding IucA/IucC family protein, with amino-acid sequence MTAEEQLTLRVLSALLREDVLGLRTRGVPTDRPDGRWLRLDLDAGTLLLPVTEDGFQCEYAARLPLLEADGVRLTSLTAVLTRVRELAAPEDRDGHLDFAEECRQTLATMELHDRARPGVLAALAARYGPDPADWTGPAAALAQDTLAAYLDHPVYPTARGRAGLTDAELVAHAPEFHPTFELHWIALPAGAVEPPGPGPLPDWWPAPADIGLPDLPRDHLTLPVHPLTAGPPLAGALRAAGLDGLAVPGRNPYLTVTPTLSMRTVAVARDPRCHLKLPLATATLGRRNRRTIKAGVLPDGAAGQRLLETVIGREPRFAGTVLHADEQSWTEGGHELLAVLLRRQPAGLDEAVTVPLAALAATAPGGRLVLDHLADRFYDGDPLALYDALLTLLLDWQTTLFRYGVALESHQQNTSLVLDRTGGATRLRLLGKDNDGLRVNGPRLAAALGEPGRPPGGFTDPRTTGSSDRPLTDLFTTITVHLCAASLAFALAAHGRAPLETSLGLLRRRLTEAVDRLGPDGAALRADLLEADRLPVKAMVTAGTLLSKERSGAADINKHYTSGPNYLRRYGTPR; translated from the coding sequence GTGACCGCCGAGGAGCAGTTGACCCTCCGGGTGCTCTCCGCCCTGCTGCGCGAGGACGTGCTCGGGCTGCGCACCCGCGGGGTGCCGACCGACCGGCCCGACGGCCGCTGGCTGCGCCTCGACCTCGACGCCGGCACCCTGCTGCTGCCGGTGACCGAGGACGGGTTCCAGTGCGAGTACGCCGCCCGGCTGCCGCTGCTGGAGGCCGACGGCGTCCGCCTCACCTCGCTGACGGCCGTACTGACCCGGGTGCGGGAGCTCGCCGCCCCCGAGGACCGCGACGGCCACCTGGACTTCGCCGAGGAGTGCCGGCAGACCCTCGCCACCATGGAGCTGCACGACCGGGCCCGGCCCGGGGTGCTGGCCGCCCTCGCCGCCCGGTACGGCCCCGACCCGGCCGACTGGACGGGCCCGGCCGCCGCCCTCGCGCAGGACACCCTGGCCGCCTACCTGGACCACCCGGTGTACCCCACCGCGCGCGGCCGCGCCGGCCTGACCGATGCCGAACTCGTCGCACACGCACCCGAGTTCCACCCCACCTTCGAGCTGCACTGGATCGCCTTGCCGGCCGGCGCGGTCGAGCCGCCCGGCCCGGGGCCGCTGCCCGACTGGTGGCCCGCCCCCGCCGACATCGGCCTGCCCGACCTGCCCCGCGACCACCTCACCCTGCCCGTCCACCCGCTCACCGCCGGCCCGCCGCTGGCCGGGGCGCTGCGCGCCGCCGGACTGGACGGCCTCGCCGTACCGGGCCGCAACCCGTACCTGACGGTGACCCCCACCCTCTCGATGCGGACCGTCGCCGTGGCCCGGGATCCGCGCTGCCACCTCAAGCTGCCGCTGGCCACCGCCACCCTGGGCCGGCGCAACCGGCGCACCATCAAGGCCGGTGTGCTGCCCGACGGCGCTGCCGGGCAGCGGCTGCTGGAGACGGTCATCGGCCGGGAGCCGAGGTTCGCCGGGACGGTCCTGCACGCCGACGAGCAGTCCTGGACCGAGGGCGGCCACGAACTGCTGGCCGTCCTGCTGCGCCGCCAGCCCGCCGGCCTGGACGAGGCGGTCACCGTCCCGCTGGCCGCGCTGGCGGCCACCGCGCCGGGCGGACGGCTCGTCCTCGACCACCTCGCCGACCGGTTCTACGACGGCGACCCGCTCGCCCTCTACGACGCCCTGCTCACCCTGCTGCTGGACTGGCAGACCACCCTCTTCCGCTACGGCGTGGCGCTGGAGTCGCACCAGCAGAACACCTCGCTCGTCCTCGACCGGACCGGCGGCGCCACCCGGCTCCGCCTGCTCGGCAAGGACAACGACGGACTACGGGTCAACGGGCCCCGGCTGGCCGCCGCCCTCGGTGAACCCGGCCGCCCGCCGGGCGGGTTCACCGACCCGCGGACGACCGGGAGCAGCGACCGGCCGCTCACCGACCTCTTCACCACCATCACCGTCCACCTCTGCGCGGCCTCGCTCGCCTTCGCGCTGGCCGCGCACGGCCGGGCCCCGCTGGAGACCTCGTTGGGCCTGCTGCGCCGGCGCCTCACCGAGGCCGTCGACCGGCTCGGCCCGGACGGCGCCGCGCTCCGCGCCGACCTGCTGGAGGCCGACCGGCTCCCGGTCAAGGCCATGGTCACCGCGGGAACGCTGCTCAGCAAGGAGCGCTCCGGCGCCGCCGACATCAACAAGCACTACACCAGCGGGCCCAACTACCTTCGCCGGTACGGGACTCCGCGATGA
- a CDS encoding ATP-grasp domain-containing protein — MRLYLLALNPTDSVTEGFLPAAAALGLDVTVLTDSAEAHLLAYAALPRPVEVLECPVQDFREVIGRISRHHAPDAVFTNSDHLQTQAALAAGYFGLPAKDWKATLRAKNKAELRRHLTASGLDAVRSVEVGPGQDLAGLAALDLPFPCIVKPREGVASEDVVLAEDLDALVRLGTGIQRRRTGAALVVEEFLVGDLRTLETLGDGRTRHVLGGFRTRVSEPPGFIEEALEFVHAHPGAVVDQILVQLDALGVGLGACHTEFIVQADGRARIVEVNYRAIGDRADLMMAEALGIPYFELVLRAHLGERLPADLGARSDTHAHNLAVCADRAGTLTAAPGPAELVENGVRLSYRPLRAVGEHHPHYRTNRDYLGLIWALGPDPAALREAAAGFAATRRWEITP, encoded by the coding sequence ATGCGGCTGTACCTGCTCGCCCTCAACCCCACCGACTCCGTCACCGAGGGCTTCCTGCCGGCCGCCGCGGCCCTGGGGCTCGACGTCACCGTCCTCACCGACTCGGCCGAGGCCCACCTCCTCGCCTACGCCGCACTGCCCCGGCCGGTCGAGGTGCTGGAGTGCCCGGTCCAGGACTTCCGTGAGGTGATCGGCCGGATCTCCCGCCACCACGCACCGGACGCGGTCTTCACCAACAGCGACCACCTGCAGACCCAGGCCGCCCTCGCGGCCGGCTACTTCGGCCTCCCGGCCAAGGACTGGAAGGCCACCCTGCGGGCCAAGAACAAGGCCGAGCTGCGCCGCCACCTCACCGCCTCCGGCCTGGACGCCGTCCGGTCCGTGGAGGTCGGCCCCGGGCAGGACCTCGCCGGACTCGCCGCCCTGGACCTCCCGTTCCCCTGCATCGTCAAGCCCCGGGAGGGCGTGGCCAGCGAGGACGTGGTCCTGGCCGAGGACCTCGACGCGCTGGTCCGGCTCGGCACCGGGATCCAGCGGCGCCGCACCGGCGCCGCCCTGGTGGTCGAGGAGTTCCTGGTCGGCGACCTCCGCACGCTGGAGACGCTCGGCGACGGGCGGACCAGGCACGTGCTCGGCGGGTTCCGCACCCGGGTCTCCGAACCGCCGGGCTTCATCGAGGAGGCGCTGGAGTTCGTCCACGCACACCCCGGGGCCGTGGTGGACCAGATCCTCGTCCAGCTGGACGCACTCGGCGTCGGACTCGGCGCCTGCCACACCGAGTTCATCGTCCAGGCGGACGGCCGGGCCCGGATCGTCGAGGTCAACTACCGCGCCATCGGCGACCGGGCCGACCTGATGATGGCCGAGGCGCTCGGCATCCCCTACTTCGAACTCGTCCTGCGCGCCCACCTCGGCGAGCGACTGCCCGCCGACCTCGGCGCCCGGAGCGACACGCACGCCCACAACCTGGCCGTCTGCGCCGACCGGGCCGGCACCCTCACCGCCGCCCCCGGGCCGGCCGAACTCGTCGAGAACGGCGTCCGCCTCTCCTACCGCCCGCTGCGGGCCGTCGGCGAGCACCACCCCCACTACCGCACCAACCGCGACTACCTAGGCCTGATCTGGGCCCTCGGCCCCGACCCGGCCGCCCTCCGCGAGGCCGCCGCCGGGTTCGCCGCCACCCGGCGGTGGGAGATCACGCCGTGA
- a CDS encoding (2Fe-2S)-binding protein yields MPDTRSIRPAAVDPLGGTYRRLAVRCPSLQAELTTAQGPAHTPGRDWVPMAEPALHRDRLIADEATRILAGHDCTPREHVAASRLLHHYLWSVCLLVSGPWYLERRVPRIRPEDVWIDSVGGGLALRPGGFACLPDDPAAGLPGARVLAGEDELRAELRAVVADHVGPVLAAFQGPAKRGPRALWGMVTDDLVSGIWYLGRMLGEEEAAVAAATALLPGDTAPFPGAAAFRTLPGTDGRPHLTRTRLGCCLYYAVRPAESCLTCPRTGDAERVRRLELPVP; encoded by the coding sequence ATGCCCGACACGCGATCGATCCGGCCCGCCGCCGTCGATCCGCTGGGCGGGACGTACCGCCGTCTCGCCGTCCGGTGCCCCTCCCTGCAGGCCGAACTGACGACGGCCCAGGGGCCGGCCCACACCCCCGGGCGGGACTGGGTCCCGATGGCCGAACCGGCGCTGCACCGCGACCGGCTGATCGCCGACGAGGCCACCCGGATCCTGGCGGGCCACGACTGCACCCCGCGCGAACACGTCGCGGCCTCCCGGCTGCTGCACCACTACCTGTGGTCGGTCTGCCTGCTCGTCAGCGGCCCCTGGTACCTGGAGCGCCGGGTGCCCCGGATCCGCCCGGAGGACGTCTGGATCGACTCCGTCGGCGGCGGCCTGGCGCTGCGCCCCGGCGGCTTCGCCTGCCTGCCGGACGACCCGGCGGCCGGCCTGCCGGGAGCCCGGGTGCTGGCCGGCGAGGACGAACTGCGGGCCGAACTGCGGGCCGTCGTCGCCGACCACGTCGGCCCCGTGCTGGCCGCCTTCCAGGGCCCGGCGAAGCGGGGCCCGCGCGCGCTCTGGGGCATGGTCACCGACGACCTGGTCTCGGGGATCTGGTACCTGGGCCGGATGCTGGGGGAGGAGGAGGCCGCCGTCGCGGCCGCCACCGCCCTGCTGCCCGGTGACACCGCGCCCTTCCCCGGCGCCGCCGCCTTCCGGACCCTGCCGGGCACCGACGGGCGGCCGCACCTGACCCGCACCCGGCTCGGCTGCTGCCTCTACTACGCCGTCCGGCCCGCGGAGTCCTGCCTCACCTGCCCGCGGACCGGGGACGCCGAGCGGGTCCGACGGCTGGAACTGCCCGTCCCCTGA
- a CDS encoding MFS transporter has translation MAVVEKFRSAVGLTGRRVLLWSLLGRLPNAMCPIGTLLLVTGNTGSVWRGSAATGALAIGQGIGGPLVGRLADRRGQRPVGLTAAVVNTVAIVALVLASERDAPLGWQIAPAALVGMSMPLVGPLSRSRWVRLAGGRQELTSSMMSLDGIVDEISFTTGPALVGLLATLADPEAGLLLAAALVGVCATLFALHPSASPGEGARRVRSGEKLLTTPYVLLLAGMALLGACFGSLQVGVTASTAALGQPGAAGLLYAFLGFTSAFSGVATAALPSRLGLPLRLRAGTALLFAGSLLLLVAGGTTAALTAAIGCVGVAVAPQMITMFGLVERTVPAGRLGEAMAALVSSITLAQSAGTLAGGWAAERWGPGAPFEVTVLAAGAALLLAVLTATESRYRRRPEPAAPAGPTAEREPAAA, from the coding sequence ATGGCCGTGGTGGAGAAGTTCAGGTCGGCCGTGGGGCTGACGGGGCGCCGGGTCCTGCTCTGGTCGCTGCTGGGGCGGCTGCCGAACGCGATGTGCCCGATCGGCACCCTGCTGCTGGTCACCGGCAACACCGGCAGCGTCTGGCGCGGCTCGGCGGCGACCGGGGCGCTGGCGATCGGCCAGGGCATCGGCGGCCCGCTGGTCGGCCGGCTCGCCGACCGCCGCGGACAGCGGCCGGTGGGGCTGACCGCCGCCGTGGTGAACACCGTGGCGATCGTGGCCCTGGTGCTGGCCTCCGAGCGGGACGCGCCGCTCGGCTGGCAGATCGCCCCGGCCGCGTTGGTCGGCATGTCGATGCCGCTGGTGGGCCCGCTCTCGCGCAGCCGGTGGGTGCGACTGGCCGGCGGGAGGCAGGAGTTGACCTCCTCGATGATGTCGCTGGACGGGATCGTCGACGAGATCAGCTTCACCACCGGACCGGCCCTGGTCGGCCTGCTGGCCACGCTCGCCGATCCGGAGGCCGGCCTGCTGCTCGCCGCCGCGCTGGTCGGCGTCTGCGCCACCCTGTTCGCCCTGCACCCGAGCGCCTCCCCCGGCGAGGGCGCCCGCCGGGTGCGGTCCGGGGAGAAGCTGCTGACCACCCCGTACGTCCTGCTGCTGGCGGGGATGGCCCTGCTCGGGGCCTGCTTCGGCTCGTTGCAGGTCGGCGTCACGGCGAGCACCGCGGCCCTCGGACAGCCGGGGGCCGCCGGGCTGCTCTACGCCTTCCTCGGGTTCACCAGCGCGTTCTCCGGGGTGGCCACCGCCGCCCTGCCCTCCCGGCTTGGCCTGCCGCTGCGGCTGCGGGCGGGCACCGCGCTGCTGTTCGCCGGCTCCTTGCTGCTGCTGGTCGCGGGCGGGACGACGGCCGCCCTGACGGCGGCGATCGGGTGCGTCGGGGTGGCCGTGGCGCCGCAGATGATCACGATGTTCGGGCTGGTCGAGCGGACCGTCCCGGCCGGCCGCCTGGGCGAGGCGATGGCCGCGCTGGTCAGCAGCATCACCCTGGCGCAGTCCGCGGGGACGCTGGCCGGCGGGTGGGCCGCCGAGCGGTGGGGGCCGGGCGCCCCGTTCGAGGTCACCGTGCTGGCCGCCGGGGCGGCGCTGCTGCTGGCCGTCCTGACCGCCACCGAGAGCCGCTACCGGCGCCGCCCCGAACCGGCCGCGCCGGCCGGGCCCACGGCCGAGCGGGAGCCGGCGGCCGCCTGA
- a CDS encoding ABC transporter substrate-binding protein, translating into MSRTPHRSAVAAVALAGCLALGGCGSGTPAGPAGGEAAGTGGSHVVRHARGESTVPARPARVVVLDTDSLDSAITLGITPVGATTTAAGAPLPGYLPAERLKDVKPVGTIGSPNLEAIAALRPDLILSSQARDDKHYEDLTKIAPTVLTRTTGPAWQENFRLHAEALGRQNEARSAEDGYRAKAGALVAALGGPEKAKALKVEVARFLAGSPTRLYLNDTFIGSILRDLGLGRPANQDRTGFSLEISPEQVDRAAADVIFWSTYGDAAKSDQAAITGGALWKNLDAVRNNRTFQVDDDLWMLGIGYTGAGLILDRIRRDLTASPAP; encoded by the coding sequence ATGTCCCGTACGCCCCACCGCTCCGCCGTCGCCGCCGTCGCCCTGGCGGGCTGCCTCGCCCTCGGCGGCTGCGGCTCCGGCACCCCGGCCGGCCCCGCCGGCGGCGAGGCGGCCGGCACCGGGGGCTCCCACGTCGTGCGGCACGCCCGCGGCGAGAGCACCGTCCCGGCCCGGCCGGCCCGGGTGGTGGTGCTCGACACCGACTCGCTGGACTCCGCGATCACCCTCGGCATCACCCCGGTGGGCGCCACCACGACCGCGGCCGGCGCGCCCCTCCCCGGCTACCTGCCGGCGGAGCGCCTCAAGGACGTCAAGCCGGTCGGCACCATCGGGTCACCCAACCTGGAGGCGATCGCCGCCCTGCGGCCCGACCTGATCCTCAGCAGCCAGGCTCGGGACGACAAGCACTACGAGGACCTGACGAAGATCGCGCCGACCGTCCTGACCCGGACCACCGGACCGGCCTGGCAGGAGAACTTCCGGCTGCACGCCGAGGCGCTGGGCCGGCAGAACGAGGCCAGGAGCGCCGAGGACGGCTACCGGGCGAAGGCCGGGGCACTGGTCGCCGCCCTCGGCGGCCCGGAGAAGGCCAAGGCGCTCAAGGTCGAGGTGGCGCGCTTCCTGGCCGGCTCCCCCACCCGCCTGTACCTCAACGACACCTTCATCGGCTCGATCCTGCGCGACCTCGGCCTCGGCCGGCCCGCCAACCAGGACCGGACCGGCTTCTCGCTGGAGATCAGCCCCGAGCAGGTCGACCGGGCCGCCGCCGACGTGATCTTCTGGTCGACCTACGGCGACGCCGCCAAGTCCGACCAGGCCGCGATCACCGGCGGGGCGCTCTGGAAGAACCTCGACGCGGTACGGAACAACCGGACCTTCCAGGTCGACGACGACCTCTGGATGCTCGGCATCGGGTACACCGGCGCGGGCCTGATCCTCGACCGGATCCGGCGGGACCTCACGGCGTCGCCCGCCCCCTGA
- a CDS encoding MerR family transcriptional regulator: MEKLRSAPAATAQREYRVEELAEAAGITTRTLRFYRERKLLQPPRKEGRIAWYGEAHLARLRVIAELLERGHTLGGIAELIGAGESGRDVAELIGLEAAIVAPWSDETPVDLDWDELRTAFGDQLTEANTAESVAQGWITVREDGITHISRRLMDATTALVAEGVPLSVVLEASRRTQEHVDAIAELFVALVREHLLGALADDRPLPPGEAAHLTEQILRVRPLARTVADAQFALALDRRVHAEYDEVLRRRRKDGEGPGGGG; this comes from the coding sequence GTGGAGAAGCTCAGGTCGGCACCGGCGGCGACAGCCCAGCGCGAGTACCGGGTGGAGGAGCTGGCCGAGGCGGCCGGCATCACCACCCGTACCCTGCGCTTCTACCGCGAGCGCAAGCTGCTCCAGCCGCCCCGCAAGGAGGGCCGGATCGCCTGGTACGGCGAGGCCCACCTGGCCAGGCTGCGGGTGATCGCCGAACTGCTGGAGCGCGGCCACACCCTCGGGGGCATCGCGGAACTGATCGGCGCCGGCGAGAGCGGGCGCGACGTCGCCGAACTGATCGGCCTGGAGGCCGCGATCGTCGCCCCGTGGTCCGACGAGACCCCGGTCGACCTGGACTGGGACGAGCTCAGGACGGCCTTCGGCGACCAGCTGACCGAGGCCAACACCGCCGAGTCCGTCGCCCAGGGCTGGATCACCGTCCGGGAGGACGGCATCACCCACATCAGCCGCCGGCTGATGGACGCCACCACCGCGCTGGTCGCCGAGGGCGTCCCGCTCTCCGTCGTCCTGGAGGCCAGCCGGCGCACCCAGGAGCACGTGGACGCGATCGCCGAGCTGTTCGTCGCCCTGGTCCGGGAGCACCTGCTGGGCGCCCTCGCCGACGACCGGCCGCTGCCCCCGGGCGAGGCCGCCCACCTGACCGAGCAGATCCTGCGGGTCCGGCCGCTGGCCCGGACGGTCGCGGACGCCCAGTTCGCGCTGGCGCTGGACCGCCGGGTGCACGCGGAGTACGACGAGGTGCTGCGCCGGCGGCGCAAGGACGGCGAGGGCCCGGGCGGAGGCGGCTGA